The Bradysia coprophila strain Holo2 chromosome IV, BU_Bcop_v1, whole genome shotgun sequence genome includes a region encoding these proteins:
- the LOC119065998 gene encoding digestive cysteine proteinase 1, whose protein sequence is MMTGVQIISFCVLFVGALATKPPKWDETYTVKGTINIPYAEIAEPFYAWYDKPSGRSRIDYYGGMVKTYQLNHYGTYGASLKIAPVTTDDSLNKETCLQVNGTADYRIQPQTILPNCTDFQLAGTDDMLGQRCDKFIYEEQIGQKRNTYTLWVRYEKSPKYPGSRMPIPVRYEMRGFNSLLGSHYDHYYLDYDSYSHEDIPNEVFEVDAELTCVSFPGPGNGHYATFNPMKEYMHPHDYSHVDHEFRRFIGKHGKQYDTVEEHERRKSTFMQNLRFIHSKNRAKLGYSLGVNHLTDKTKDELKALNGFRSSGVYNGGKPFPYNVSSAKFASLPDQYDWRLYGAVTPVKDQSICGSCWSFGTIGAIEGAFFLRNGGNLVRLSQQALIDCSWGYGNNGCDGGEDFRAYQWMLKMGGVPTEEEYGGYLGQDGYCHVQNVTLQAPITGWVNVTAGDANAMKIALLKHGPISVAIDASHKTFSFYSHGVYYEPKCGNTEEELDHAVLAVGYGTMNGELYWLVKNSWSNYWGNDGYILMSARDNNCGVLTTPTYVTM, encoded by the exons ATGATGACTGGCGTCCAAATTATCAGCTTTTGTGTTCTTTTTGTTGGAG CTTTGGCAACTAAACCTCCAAAATGGGACGAAACGTACACAGTCAAGGGAACAATTAACATTCCATACGCCGAAATAGCCGAACCATTTTATGCTTGGTACGACAAACCGTCCGGTCGTTCTCGCATCGATTATTATGGTGGAATGGTGAAAACATATCAATTGAATCATTACGGAACGTATGGTGCATCGCTGAAAATTGCACCAGTTACAACCGATGATTCTCTGAACAAGGAGACCTGTCTGCAAGTGAATGGTACAGCCGATTATCGTATTCAGCCGCAGACAATTTTGCCGAATTGTACCGATTTTCAATTGGCTG GAACCGATGACATGTTGGGACAACGTTGCGATAAATTCATTTATGAAGAGCAAATTGGTCAGAAGAGAAATACCTACACGTTGTGGGTTCGTTACGAAAAGTCGCCCAAATATCCAGGATCACGTATGCCGATACCGGTTCGCTATGAAATGCGAGGCTTCAATTCATTGCTTGGATCCCATTACGATCATTACTATTTGGATTATGACTCCTACAGCCATGAAGATATACCGAACGAAGTCTTCGAAGTCGATGCTGAGCTGACTTGCGTCAGTTTCCCCGG ACCGGGAAATGGACACTATGCCACCTTCAATCCCATGAAAGAATATATGCATCCTCATGACTACAGTCACGTTGATCACGAGTTCAGGCGTTTCATTGGCAAACACGGTAAACAGTATGACACCGTTGAAGAACATGAAAGACGAAAATCGACCTTCATGCAGAATTTGagattcattcattcaaagaACCGAGCCAAATTGGGATACAGCCTAGGCGTGAACCATTTAACCGACAAAACGAAAGACGAGCTGAAGGCGTTGAATGGCTTCCGTTCGTCAGGAGTGTACAATG GCGGCAAACCATTCCCTTACAACGTCTCGAGTGCCAAGTTTGCTTCTCTTCCTGATCAATACGATTGGAGATTGTACGGCGCAGTAACACCGGTCAAGGATCAATCAATTTGTGGATCATGTTGGTCGTTCGGAACCATTGGTGCGATTGAGGGCGCTTTCTTTTTGCGAAACGGTGGTAACTTAGTTCGCCTGTCGCAACAAGCTTTGATCGACTGCTCATGGGGATACGGCAATAACGGATGTGATGGCGGCGAAGATTTCCGAGCATATCAATGGATGTTGAAAATGGGCGGTGTTCCAACTGAAGAGGAATACGGTGGATATTTGGGACAGGATGGATATTGTCACGTTCAGAATGTTACTCTTCAAGCACCAATCACCGGCTGGGTTAAT GTAACGGCTGGAGATGCGAACGCCATGAAAATAGCTTTGTTGAAGCACGGACCAATCTCGGTTGCTATTGACGCCTCTCACAAAACATTCAGTTTTTATTCGCACGGAGTCTATTACGAACCGAAATG CGGTAACACAGAGGAAGAACTGGATCATGCTGTCCTGGCAGTTGGATATGGTACGATGAATGGTGAACTGTATTGGTTGGTCAAGAATTCGTGGTCGAATTATTGGGGCAATGATGGATATATTCTCATGTCAGCCAGAGATAATAATTGCGGAGTACTGACCACTCCAACTTATGTTACTATGTAA
- the LOC119065999 gene encoding zinc finger protein 567, with protein sequence MNFSPFGSPFPGSIPGIHQFAASGALTSSATSVQDTANRYHSTNVNMPHFNQTHAPILSKFRSDDSINSNMNKYNGHTNQYTTPYTQQSEDNKRSITTYPQSSVTTTTTAQTTSQPPEISQDLCNAILQQQNDAKRVLQNVNTGWQSLTADYLSHLPASTLPLSLHHFLKYSAESIKKEAQNPLTTIDMSHAQNSSQSLNLNSLSAGLISNANILNQPQPPQNQHQQNQHQQQHQQNQPQQQQQQQQQQQNHQQQQTQPNGISNSATNSTTVTKKKKKKKPPKEKKPRPKPGEIRLTTALDGSTLFCCPECQMAYPERGLLEQHLVGHNLERRFICDICNAALKRKDHLTRHKQSHNPERPFVCTICLKAFKRKEQLTLHFVIHSGEKRHVCNECGKGFYRKDHLRKHTRSHIARRVKAELSQQNQTPTVVQNVPQQPNQTQVQNQVHQQQQIQHNQLQQIQHHNISQLNQHQSPPQHQSMMA encoded by the exons atgaatttttcaccCTTTGGAAGCCCTTTTCCGGGCTCAATACCGGGTATCCATCAGTTTGCTGCATCCGGAGCACTGACATCAAGCGCTACGTCGGTACAG GACACTGCCAACCGATATCACAGCACTAACGTGAATATGCCTCACTTTAACCAGACACATGCACCTATTCTCAGTAAATTTCGGTCCGACGActcaatcaattcaaatatGAATAAGTACAACGGCCACACGAATCAATATACCACTCCCTATACCCAACAATCCGAGGACAATAAACGATCTATTACAACGTATCCACAATCTTCCGTGACGACAACAACCACAGCTCAAACAACGTCTCAGCCGCCAGAAATATCTCAGGATTTATGCAATGCAATATTACAACAGCAAAACGATGCCAAAAGGG TTCTGCAAAATGTTAACACTGGCTGGCAATCGTTGACGGCAGACTACTTATCACATTTACCAGCAAGTACTCTGCCACTGTCACTCCATCATTTTTTAAAGTATTCCGCGGAAAGTATAAAAAAGGAAGCACAAAATCCACTAACG ACAATTGACATGTCCCATGCCCAAAATTCAAGCCAAAGTTTAAACTTAAATTCACTTAGTGCTGGCCTAATATCGAATGCCAATATTTTGAATCAGCCCCAGCCTCCGCAAAACCAACATCAACAGAACCAGCATCAGCAACAACACCAACAGAACCAACCTcagcaacaacagcagcagcagcagcaacaacaaaatcacCAACAGCAACAGACCCAGCCGAACGGAATTTCAAATTCAGCTACTAATTCAACGACTGTTactaaaaagaagaaaaagaaaaagccACCAAAGGAAAAGAAGCCGCGACCGAAACCAGGAGAAATAAGATTGACTACAGCGTTAGATGGGAGTACACTATTTTGTTGTCCGGAATGTCAAATGGCTTATCCTGAACGAGGACTATTGGAACAACATTTGGTAGGGCATAATCTGGAGCGGCGATTCATTTGCGATATTTGCAATGCAGCTCTGAAACGAAAGGATCACTTGACTCGACACAAGCAGAGTCACAATCCAGAACGTCCATTTGTTTGTACGATTTGCTTGAAAGCCTTTAAGCGGAAGGAGCAACTTACCTTACATTTT GTAATTCATTCGGGAGAGAAACGGCACGTGTGCAATGAGTGCGGAAAAG GTTTTTATCGTAAAGATCACTTGCGAAAACATACACGTTCGCATATTGCTCGACGTGTAAAGGCCGAGCTAAGCCAGCAAAATCAAACGCCGACTGTAGTCCAGAATGTTCCGCAACAGCCAAATCAAACTCAGGTGCAAAATCAGGTTCATCAGCAGCAACAAATACAACACAATCAGCTGCAGCAAATTCAGCATCACAACATTTCGCAACTAAATCAGCACCAGTCTCCACCACAGCATCAATCAATGATGGCATAA
- the LOC119066002 gene encoding 39S ribosomal protein L39, mitochondrial: MNSIKRNLLHLAKRNTIYKISQKYLSSVEVQQRRSELFSLEQHRQKENVGRIEKIEIRYLGQPSDTTLIMNKGLSTPFNCAQHLGEMHCNRSALALIDSHTPWDMHRPLQDSCTLQLLNFMISDPQLVNRVFWRSCSFMLGAVLQGCFKDEAHLHLHSFPSPNVKTGSFVHDIFIKEPSWVPNRDELRTIAAEMRKLAAKNLKIERLDVNIDLALEMFKDNPFKNEQLPSISSTSSGTVTIYRVGDHVDISRGPMIGSTGLLGKCSITSVHRIASESDGALYRVQGVALPIGFHVNHFAYGILEDRSRKLNPARLPHEPYEDTFQNRIA, encoded by the exons ATGAACTCGATCAAGCGCAATCTGCTACATTTGGCGAAAAGGAACACTATCTACAAAATATCACAAA AATATCTGTCGTCGGTCGAAGTGCAACAGAGACGTTCTGAACTTTTTTCGCTGGAACAACATCGCCAGAAGGAAAATGTTGGTCGaatcgaaaaaatcgaaattcgtTACCTAGGCCAGCCAAGCGACACCACTTTGATCATGAACAAGGGACTGTCAACACCTTTCAACTGTGCGCAAC ATCTAGGTGAAATGCACTGTAATCGGTCCGCATTAGCCTTAATCGACAGCCATACACCTTGGGACATGCACCGACCACTGCAGGATTCATGTACGCTACagcttttaaattttatgatatCCGATCCGCAATTGGTTAACCG AGTTTTTTGGCGATCTTGTTCATTTATGCTCGGAGCCGTGTTACAAGGTTGCTTTAAAGATGAAGCCCACCTGCATCTGCACAGCTTTCCGAGTCCTAACGTCAAGACCGGCAGCTTTGTACAcgacattttcatcaaagaaCCATCATGGGTACCAAACAGAGACGAGCTAAGAACAATTGCAGCCGAAATGCGAAAGTTGGcggcaaaaaatttaaaaattgaacgCTTAGATGTTAATATTGACTTGGCATTGGAAATGTTCAAGGACAATCCATTCAAGAATGAACAGCTACCATCTATTAGCTCTACGTCTTCGG GAACCGTAACTATCTACCGTGTTGGAGACCATGTTGACATAAGTCGTGGGCCAATGATTGGATCCACTGGATTACTCGGCAAATGTTCTATAACATCCGTTCATAGAATAGCATCGGAATCCGACGGCGCTCTTTATCGAGTGCAAGGTGTAGCTCTTCCCATTGGTTTTCACGTAAATCATTTCGCTTACGGCATACTGGAAGATCGATCGAgaaaattg aaTCCTGCCCGATTGCCTCATGAGCCGTATGAAGACACGTTCCAAAATCGGATAGCTTAA